One window from the genome of Salvelinus fontinalis isolate EN_2023a chromosome 3, ASM2944872v1, whole genome shotgun sequence encodes:
- the LOC129837539 gene encoding tensin-4-like, producing MPIVGVMSHIIPNHILRVGQSTCLGSAHEAALGCSPSAMMDPNGSCSEQDDLDISLDNLNQLILELDPTFEPMHFNKRSQSSSLHTDDFSPDEDVSNCVLVPRSCSPRNISTSFSSVSPSCSIPIPLSSASGSRCSPQSSLVFSDASSRPPLPCGSVVRRRLPSMQGGDVGMCSSPVTLRMSHSHRNSAVSMLSTSPGSETSYMMGSYQSLLSDSEGDSPESVLLYRTSSSFSDVSRSSTRPFTNKPLPTGPSPLGHFQGIHSSPASLAGSLTDIPVVLVNGAPERELSPQSPPEAMVPGVQIKQRHSSRPSSPSPSHCHFQGNQHSMKFVMDTSQFWFRPHINRVQAEAIVIDKEPGTFVVRDSTSFRGSFGLAMKVDQVPINISPTGQPAEGSSELVRHFLIESSAKGVRIKGSSQEPYFGSLSALVFQHTITAYALPCKLLLQSHDLNKGQEGTTDRSAPEDKTKTACNFLYLSAIPTEMLTGPCAVQKAVSSTFTMAQGTITPTIVNLKVSPKGVTLTDIQRKLFFRRHYPAHLLSYSGEDPDKRLWHKSSKPARIFGIVAKGTEAGMENVCHVFAEYDPLQPCNPTIELTQGIIFKP from the exons ATGCCTATAGTTGGAGTCATGTCCCACATAATACCCAATCACATTCTGAGGGTGGGTCAGAGTACCTGCCTGGGCTCCGCTCATGAGGCGGCTCTGGGGTGCAGTCCGAGCGCCATGATGGACCCCAACGGGAGTTGCAGTGAACAGGACGACCTGGACATCTCCCTAGATAACCTGAACCAGCTCATTCTGGAACTGGACCCCACGTTTGAGCCCATGCACTTCAACAAGAGGTCCCAGTCCAGCAGCCTTCACACAG atgaCTTCTCTCCAGATGAAGATGTCTCCAACTGTGTGCTGGTCCCCAGAAGCTGTTCTCCAAGGAACatctccacctccttctcctccgTCTCCCCCTCCTGCAGCATTCCCATCCCACTGTCCTCTGCTTCTGGCTCCAGGTGCAGCCCCCAAAGCTCCCTGGTGTTCTCTGATGCCTCCTCACGCCCCCCACTGCCGTGTGGAAGTGTCGTTCGCCGGCGGCTGCCCTCAATGCAGGGAGGCGATGTGGGCATGTGTTCATCCCCGGTTACCCTGCGCATGTCACACTCTCACAGGAACAGTGCCGTCTCGATGCTCTCCACGTCGCCCGGCTCAGAAACCAGTTACATGATGGGCAG CTATCAGTCATTGCTCAGTGACAGTGAAGGCGACAGCCCTGAGTCTGTCCTCCTCTACCGCACATCCAGCTCCTTCAGCGACGTGTCCAGGTCCTCGACCAGGCCGTTCACCAACAAGCCTTTGCCGACCGGCCCATCACCACTCGGCCACTTCCAGGGGATCCACAGCAGCCCTGCCTCCCTGGCCGGTTCACTGACAGACATCCCTGTGGTGTTGGTCAACGGAGCTCCAGAGCGGGAGCTCAGCCCCCAGTCACCTCCAGAGGCAATGGTCCCAGGCGTACAGATCAAGCAGAGGCACAGCTCCAGGCCATCCTCGCCATCTCCCTCTCACT GCCATTTCCAAGGCAACCAGCACTCCATGAAGTTTGTCATGGACACTTCTCAGTTCTGGTTCCGCCCACACATCAACAGAGTTCAGG CTGAGGCCATAGTGATAGATAAGGAGCCGGGGACCTTCGTGGTGAGAGACAGCACGTCCTTCAGAGGCTCCTTTGGGCTGGCTATGAAGGTGGACCAGGTGCCCATCAATATATCCCCTACTGGCCAACCAG CGGAGGGCAGCTCAGAGCTCGTGAGGCACTTTCTCATTGAATCGTCGGCCAAGGGCGTCCGTATCAAGGGCTCCTCACAGGAACCATACTTCG GTAGTCTGTCTGCCCTGGTCTTCCAACACACCATCACTGCATATGCCCTACCCTGCAAACTTCTGCTCCAGTCACATG ATCTGAACAAAGGACAGGAGGGAACAACTGACAGGTCAGCACCAGAAGACAAGACCAAGACTG CTTGCAATTTCCTCTACCTGAGTGCTATCCCCACTGAGATGTTGACAGGGCCGTGTGCTGTACAAAAGGCTGTGTCCTCCACCTTCACGATGGCCCAGGGCACCATCACACCCACCATAGTCAACCTGAAGGTGTCACCCAAAGGTGTCACTTTGACAGACATCCAGAGAAA ACTCTTCTTCAGACGTCATTACCCTGCACACCTGCTCAGCTACAGTGGTGAAGATCCAGACAAGAGACT GTGGCACAAGAGTTCCAAACCAGCAAG GATATTTGGTATAGTGGCAAAGGGCACTGAGGCGGGTATGGAGAATGTGTGCCACGTCTTCGCAGAATACGACCCTCTTCAGCCCTGTAATCCGACCATTGAGTTGACACAGGGCATCATTTTCAAACCATAA
- the LOC129837542 gene encoding C-C chemokine receptor type 7-like, producing MTAVKDIRILVPALLIWTYFEICFSQNEKMTTESITDYTDYPMDKTDLDYDYWTQQCQKESNRHFRSWFMPTFYSLICFLGLVGNILVIGTYVYFNRLKTGTDVFLLSLSIADLLFALSLPLWATNSMTEWVLGLFICKAMHTIYKVSFYSGMFLLTSISVDRYFAISKAVSAHHHRSMAVFISKVTSVVIWVMALVFSVPEMSYTNISNKTCTPYTAGSDQVRVAIQVSQMVLGFVLPLLIMAFCYGAIVKTLCQARSFEKNKAIKVIFTLVAVFLLCQVPYNLVLLLTTLDAAKGGSKECIYDNSLLYASDITQCLAFLRCCLNPFVYAFIGVKFRRDLLKLLKDLGCMRQERFFQYTCGKRSSAAAMETETTTTFSP from the exons ATATACGAATCTTAGTACCAGCTCTGCTGATCTGGACCTACTTTGAG ATTTGCTTCTCTCAGAATGAAAAAATGACTACAGAGTCCATCACTGATTACACTGATTACCCCATGGACAAGACTGACTTGGATTATGACTATTGGACCCAGCAATGCCAGAAGGAATCCAACCGCCACTTCCGCTCCTGGTTCATGCCCACCTTCTACTCCCTCATCTGCTTCCTCGGTCTGGTCGGTAACATCCTGGTGATCGGTACCTACGTCTACTTCAACCGGCTGAAGACCGGGACCGATGTGTTCCTGCTCAGCCTGTCCATCGCTGACCTGCTGTTCGCCCTGTCGCTGCCCCTCTGGGCGACCAACTCCATGACAGAATGGGTGCTGGGCCTGTTCATCTGCAAGGCCATGCACACCATCTATAAGGTCAGCTTCTACAGCGGCATGTTCCTCCTCACCTCAATCAGCGTGGACAG GTACTTCGCCATCTCCAAGGCCGTCTCTGCCCACCACCACCGCTCCATGGCAGTGTTCATTAGCAAGGTGACCTCTGTGGTCATCTGGGTGATGGCGCTGGTCTTCTCTGTGCCCGAGATGTCCTACACAAACATCAGCAACAAGACCTGCACCCCCTACACCGCCGGCTCAGACCAGGTGCGCGTGGCCATCCAGGTGAGCCAGATGGTCCTGGGGTTTGTTCTGCCGCTCCTAATCATGGCCTTCTGTTACGGCGCCATTGTGAAGACCCTGTGCCAGGCCCGGAGCTTTGAGAAGAACAAGGCCATCAAGGTGATCTTCACTTTGGTGGCGGTTTTCCTGCTCTGCCAGGTGCCCTATAATCTGGTACTGCTGCTGACCACTCTCGACGCGGCTAAGGGGGGCAGCAAGGAGTGCATCTACGACAACAGCCTCCTCTACGCCTCTgacatcacccagtgcctggctTTCCTGAGGTGCTGCCTCAACCCCTTTGTGTACGCGTTCATCGGAGTGAAGTTCCGCCGCGACCTCCTGAAGCTGCTGAAGGATCTGGGCTGTATGAGGCAGGAGAGATTCTTCCAGTACACCTGCGGCAAGAGGAGCTCAGCGGCCGCCATGGAAACCGAGACCACAACCACTTTCTCCCCCTAA